A portion of the Oncorhynchus gorbuscha isolate QuinsamMale2020 ecotype Even-year linkage group LG19, OgorEven_v1.0, whole genome shotgun sequence genome contains these proteins:
- the LOC124005589 gene encoding small nuclear ribonucleoprotein Sm D2-like — MSLLNKPKSEMTPEELQKREDEEFNTGPLSVLTQSVKNNTQVLVNCRNNKKLLGRVKAFDRHCNMVLENVKEMWTEVPKSGKGKKKSKPVNKDRYVSKMFLRGDSVIVVLRNPLITGK; from the exons AT GAGCCTGTTAAATAAACCCAAGTCTGAGATGACTCCTGAGGAGCTCCAGAAGCGGGAGGATGAGGAGTTTAATACTGGGCCCCTGTCTGTGCTCACCCAGTCTGTCAAAAACAACACACAGGTCCTCGTCAACTGCCGAAACAACAAGAAGCTGCTTGGCCGTGTCAAGGCATTTGACAG ACACTGCAACATGGTCCTGGAgaatgtgaaggagatgtggacAGAAGTGCCCAAGAGTGGCAAGGGCAAGAAGAAGTCCAAACCAGTAAACAAGGACCGTTACGTCTCCAAGATGTTCCTGAGAGGAGACTCCGTGATCGTGGTGCTGAGAAACCCCCTCATCACAGGGAAATAG
- the LOC124005985 gene encoding forkhead box protein G1-like — protein MLNMEDLKAPVRFFHKSSFSISSLLFRREGVMSDDGAVLDGHLSRKHISSGPSTRPKEVCAQDGTYDLHGDKNCHKEYAVQEDKRLSRNGEREDGEDTDGVGEVKTSGGVEGKAKPEKPPFSYNALIMMAIRQSPERRLTLNGIYEFIMGNFPYYQENRQGWQNSIRHNLSLNKCFVKVPRHYDDPGKGNYWMLDPSSEDVFIGGTTGKLRRRSTAGTQTKLAIKRGARLTSTTAAGLAFTGSFYWPVPSFLNLQPPANSHPGMGSCVGPNHSNYATSILSQRSHHMSAINAGADRLFQTNQESSYFGMGAGAQYRRHHQMSAATTFASSSLPCTLSLPNPCSFNLLNRQASYFYSHHQVPHPATFNTWCQDEYPPTKASPAGPIYSGKNGPSDCLGSLCAEFPNYFPSISPMSSLNTNLSWDAGK, from the coding sequence ATGTTGAACATGGAGGATTTGAAAGCTCCTGTCAGATTTTTCCACAAGTCTTCATTCAGCATCAGCAGCCTGCTGTTTCGACGAGAGGGAGTGATGAGTGATGACGGTGCCGTGCTGGATGGGCATCTTTCCAGAAAACACATTTCTTCGGGGCCATCTACTAGGCCTAAAGAAGTTTGTGCTCAAGATGGAACATATGATTTACATGGAGACAAGAATTGTCATAAAGAATACGCAGTCCAAGAAGACAAACGACTCTCCAGAAATGGAGAAAGGGAAGACGGAGAAGATACCGATGGAGTGGGAGAGGTGAAGACATCTGGAGGAGTAGAGGGAAAAGCTAAACCGGAGAAACCTCCTTTCAGCTATAACGCATTGATAATGATGGCTATTCGCCAGAGCCCGGAGCGAAGGCTTACCCTCAACGGCATTTACGAGTTCATCATGGGCAACTTCCCTTACTATCAAGAAAATAGACAAGGATGGCAGAATTCAATCCGGCATAACCTGAGTTTGAACAAGTGCTTCGTCAAAGTACCTCGCCATTATGATGACCCAGGCAAAGGCAACTACTGGATGCTTGACCCTTCAAGCGAGGACGTGTTCATAGGTGGCACAACTGGTAAACTCCGGCGCCGTTCCACGGCGGGCACCCAGACAAAGCTGGCAATAAAACGGGGTGCCCGTTTGACCTCCACCACTGCCGCCGGGCTGGCGTTCACTGGGTCCTTTTATTGGCCGGTGCCATCGTTTCTAAACCTTCAACCTCCTGCGAACTCACACCCGGGCATGGGGTCATGTGTAGGGCCCAATCACTCAAACTACGCCACCTCGATCCTTTCTCAACGGTCACACCACATGAGTGCCATAAATGCTGGAGCAGACCGACTCTTCCAAACAAACCAGGAGTCATCGTATTTTGGCATGGGTGCAGGCGCGCAATACCGTCGTCATCACCAAATGAGCGCAGCCACAACATTCGCCTCTTCATCGTTGCCATGCACTTTGTCTCTCCCTAACCCGTGTTCCTTTAACTTGCTCAACCGACAAGCTAGTTATTTTTACTCGCATCACCAGGTACCCCACCCGGCGACATTCAATACATGGTGCCAGGATGAGTACCCCCCAACCAAGGCATCTCCAGCCGGACCCATTTACTCCGGAAAAAATGGGCCATCGGATTGCTTGGGGAGTTTGTGTGCGGAGTTCCCTAATTATTTTCCCTCAATCAGCCCCATGAGCTCCCTCAACACCAATCTTTCTTGGGATGCAGGGAAATGA